A section of the Haliaeetus albicilla chromosome 6, bHalAlb1.1, whole genome shotgun sequence genome encodes:
- the ILDR1 gene encoding immunoglobulin-like domain-containing receptor 1, whose translation MAQRGRCRWALLLAWLPAGCLSLLVTVQDVERYTTLFATVVLKCDYSTSAQLQDVVVTWRFKSFCKDPIFDYYSVSYQAGLALGQDPSDDCNDSQRKVRIVIQKYGQKEPVLGIDYQQRKITIQNRADLVISEVMWWDHGMYYCAVEAPGDTSGDPDKEVKLIVLHWLTVLLIILGGLLLLLLIGVCWCQCCPQYCCCHVPCVCCPTRCCCNEEVLERHRFMKQAQALAPWMSPNMFYGGGDRNSQLSSYQLNPLLQKDVSLQNSLPLVQPQAQLSPNKGVLDYLESEIQNMNMSQLRPPSHQQQAVQPSLLSSLSSEIMPPPLTDHISSIHGSSNSSRPQRAAHAPRPWDSAVEDRRENRRWPLPSSGDSHSSYNREPWDRQQENHAQRQRTGGYNGRPQYSRRDVSPPRQAERGKSSSSSCSFYPEEAKERSSRHHRGWRQEPTGRRDYQHHTRRSNNSGQRRHSYSPPSRRGSWSSSEEQVRLPATNRRLRHRSREWPEDKPPSYRSLEIIPGQDKKHKGSAGPRSDRGSSHSGRSIVI comes from the exons ATGGCCCAGCGCGGGCGCTGCCGGTGGgcgctgctgctggcctggCTGCCGGCCG GTTGCCTCTCCCTTCTGGTGACAGTGCAGGATGTTGAGCGTTATACTACCTTATTTGCCACCGTCGTCCTCAAGTGTGACTATAGCACCTCAGCTCAGCTGCAGGACGTGGTGGTGACCTGGCGCTTCAAATCCTTCTGCAAGGACCCCATCTTTGACTACTACTCAGTCT CATACCAGGCTGGTTTAGCTCTTGGCCAGGACCCATCTGATGACTGCAATGACAGCCAGCGAAAGGTGCGCATTGTCATCCAGAAGTATGGGCAGAAGGAGCCTGTGCTGGGTATCGACTACCAACAACGAAAGATCACCATTCAGAACC GGGCAGACCTCGTCATCAGTGAGGTCATGTGGTGGGACCATGGCATGTACTACTGCGCTGTGGAAGCACCAGGAGATACCTCAGGTGATCCGGACAAAGAAGTTAAGCTGATTGTTCTCC ACTGGCTCACAGTACTCCTCATCATTCTCGgtggcctcctcctccttcttctgaTTGGAGTATGCTGGTGCCAGTGCTGCCCCCAGTATTGCTGCTGCCACGTCCCATGTGTCTGCTGCCCAACCCGGTGCTGCTGTAATGAGGAAG TACTGGAACGGCACCGGTTCATGAAGCAGGCTCAGGCACTTGCACCTTGGATGTCACCCAACATGTTCTATGGAGGTGGCGACAGGAACTCGCAACTTTCCTCTTACCAGCTGAACCCTCTACTGCAAAAAG ATGTGTCTCTGCAGAACAGTCTTCCACTGGTGCAGCCACAAGCTCAGCTTTCCCCTAACAAGGGTGTTTTGGACTATCTGGAGTCCGAAATCCAAAACATGAACATGTCACAGCTCCGGCCAccttcccaccagcagcaggctgTGCAGCCCAGCTTGCTGTCATCCCTGAGCTCTGAGATCATGCCACCTCCTCTCACTGATCACATCTCTTCCATCCATGGGAGCAGCAACTCCTCACGGCCACAGAGAGCTGCCCATGCCCCCAGACCCTGGGACTCTGCAGTGGAGGACAGGAGGGAAAACCGGAGGTGGCCCTTGCCTTCCAGTGGGGATTCTCATTCCAGCTACAATCGGGAGCCCTGGGACAGGCAGCAAGAGAACCATGCTCAGAGGCAGAGGACAGGCGGCTACAATGGCAGGCCCCAGTACTCCAGACGGGATGTGTCACCCCCACGCCAGGCTGAGAGgggcaagagcagcagcagcagctgcagtttctATCCAGAGGAGGCCAAGGAGCGCTCCAGCCGCCACCATCgtggctggagacaggagcCCACAGGGAGGCGAGACTACCAGCACCACACTAGGAGGAGCAATAACTCAGGTCAGCGGCGGCACAGCTACTCTCCCCCTTCTCGCCGTGGGTCGTGGAGCTCCTCAGAAGAGCAAGTCCGTCTCCCAGCGACAAATCGCAGGCTGCGGCACAGGTCTCGGGAATGGCCAGAAGATAAACCCCCCAGTTATCGTTCATTAGAAATCATCCCAGGTCAGGACAAGAAGCACAAAGGTAGTGCAGGGCCACGCTCG GACAGAGGAAGTTCCCACAGTGGAAGAAGCATAGTAATTTAA
- the LOC104313593 gene encoding apovitellenin-1 → MLQSRALVIVLILLLSTTLPEVHSKSIFERDRRDWLVIPDAIAAYIYETVNKMSPKVGQFLVDAAQTPVVVVTRNFLIRETTKLSILAEQLMEKIKNLWYTKVLGY, encoded by the exons ATGCTGCAATCCAGGGCATTGGTGATAGTTCTGATTCTGCTCCTTAGCACCACTCTCCCTG AAGTGCACTCAAAGTCCATCTTTGAGAGAGACCGTCGTGACTGGTTGGTCATCCCCGATGCAATTGCAGCTTACATCTATGAAACTGTGAACAAGATGTCTCCTAAAGTTGGTCAGTTCTTGGTGGATGCTGCCCAGACTCCAGTAGTTGTTGTGACCAG GAACTTCCTCATCAGAGAAACAACTAAACTTAGTATACTGGCTGAacagctgatggaaaaaataaagaacctGTGGTACACAAAAGTCCTAGGCTACTAG